The stretch of DNA GCGTCATCGGCCCAGAACGCAAACGTCTTCCAGAACGCGGCGGTATCGTCACACGCGGTGTAGAGCCCGGGCCCGTCGTGCCCATAGAGCGCCAGGCACTGTAGCGAGAGCGCGCCGGGGTAGGCCCACTCCCACCTCTGCCGGCCCCCGCCCTCTCGGATACCGAGTCGTCGCGGATTCTTCGCCAACTGTCCCATCCACTGCGGCACCGCGAGTCGTTCGTTGCCGAGGTCCGGGATGCCGACCACGCGAGGGAAGCGGACCCTGTCAAGCGCCAGATCGCCGACGTTCTCCAGGCTGATGTTCCACCGGCTCATCGGCGTATCTGGTTCCAAGCTGACCGATACCTCCACACGGAGATCGGGTGCCGCCTTCAAGTCGAAGTCTTCCCAGATCAACGTGACACTGTGTTCCTCCGACTGCTCCGAGCGGAACGCGCTAGCCCGCGCGGGCGCGATAGTCTCCTGCTCGTCAGCGGCGGCGATGTTCAGCGCCCAGACATCACCGCCCTGGGTCGCCCCAGCGACGAAGTCCTGCTTCGTGGCCTCGTCAAACAGGCGCAGCAGTCGCCCGTTTCTGCCATCGAATGCCAGCTCCAGGTGGCCGTTGGATAGGCGTATCGTGGGCGGGTCCGGCTGCTGCACGGACCACAGCCGACTGAGCGCCCCCAGCGCAACGCCCGCGCCGGGAACGCTGGCGAAGAAGGTTCTGCGCGGAACGCCGGGGCCCTCGTCCTTGAACATCTTGTGTCTCTTCATCGGCTAACTTCTGGATACGGGTCCTTCTCTGGAACCTTCAGCTCTTCTCGCAGGCTCTTCAGCGCTGCCAGCAGCTCGTCTTGCACGTCCTCGTACGCGGGGTCGGCGTAGCGGCTGTGCATCTCCATGGGATCGGCCGCGAGGTCGAACAGCTCCCATTCGTTGTCCTCGTAGTAGTGGATCAACTTGTGGCGCTCGGTCCGAACGCCGTAGTGCCGCACAACGCCACCAGCGCCCGTGGGCTCGTTCTCGTAGTAGTGGTAGTAGAACGTCCGCCGCCAGTCGGACGGCGCGTCACCGGTCTCGAGAATCGGGACCAGGCTGCGGCCCTGCATATCGTCCGGAACAGCAGCCCCGGCGATTTCCAGCAGCGTCTCCGGGATGTCGATGTTGGAGACCATGGCGTGGCTCTCCGAGCCGGCCTGGACGAAGCCGGGCCAGCGCACGAGCAATGGCGTCTTGAGCGATTCCTCGTACATCCAGCGCTTGTCGAACCAGCCGTGCTCGCCGATATAGAAGCCCTGATCGGAGGTGTAGACGACAATGGTGTTGTCGGCGAGCCCCGTCGCGTCCAGCCAGCGCAGCACGCGCCCGACGTTGTCGTCAAGCGAATCGACCGTGCGCAGATAGTCCTTGATGTAGCGCTGATACTTCCAGCGAACGAGATCCCGGCCGATGAGGCTCGCCTCCTGGAACGCTGTGTTCTTGGGCTCGTAGATGGCATCCCACACCCGCTTCTGCTCGGGTGTCAGTCTCCCGTAGCTGTCCATGTACGCCTGGTAGAGGCGGTCTCCCTTGTCGGGCATGATCTTCAGATCGAATCCGAAGGTCATGTGGCGATCTATCTCCATCTGTGAATTGCGCGCGGGACTGGCGCGGCCGCTGTAGTCGTCGAACAGGTTGTCTGGCTCTGGAATCGTCATGCCGTCATAGCGCGTCAGGTGCTTGGGACCGGGCATCCAGTTCCGATGCGGGGCTTTGTGTTGGTACATCAACAGGAATGGCTTGTTCGCGTCCCGCTTCTTCTGGAGCCAGTCGAGCGCGAGGTCGGTCGTGATGTCGGTGACGTAGCCTTCATGCTGCGTGCGGCCGTTTGAGGTCAGAAAATCGGGGTTGTAGTAATCGCCCTGCCCCGGCAGCACCTCCCAGTAATCAAAGCCTGTGGGATCGCTTTGGAGGTGCCACTTGCCGACGAGGGCCGTTTGGTAGCCGGCCTTCTGCAGCAGCTTTGGCATCGTCTGCTGCGAGCCATCGAACGGCGTGCGATTGTCGAGCACGCCGTTGAGATGGCTGTACTTGCCCGTCAGGATGACGGCGCGACTGGGCGCGCAGATCGAGTTGGTCACCAGTGCATTGCGAAACAGCATCCCTTCGCGCGCGAGGCGGTCGAGGTGAGGCGTGTGGTTGATCCGCGAGCCGTAGGCCGACATGGCTTGATACGCGTGATCGTCTGCGAGGATGAACAGAATGTTCGGCCGAGATACCTGTCGGTCCGGCGTCCTCGGCGCGCCAACCGCGAGGGAGACGAGCACGAGGCAGACGCAGAGAGACTTCATGAGGAGTGACACAGGAGCCCACCGTGCGCTTACCAGATCAGCCGGGCGCCGAACTGGATCTGCCGTGTGAAGGTATTGAGCGCCGTGATGCGGCCGAAGTTCGGGTTGCCGAAGGAGCTGTTTGGCTCCAAGAATTCCGGGTGGTTGAAGGCATTGAAGGCTTCCACGCGGATCTGCAACTGCACACCAGCGGTAATTGACGTCGTCTTGAACAACGAGAGATCGACGTTGTTCTTGCCAGGCGCGCGGACGTCGGTCGTCCGAGCCAGCCCGACGAGCTCCAGCGTTTCACGCTGACGGAACGCGCCTGTATCGAAGTAGCGCTCGATCGTCCGGTCGCTGGCCGGCAGGCTCGGATCACCCACGAGCTCCGCGCCGGAGAAGTTCAGCGGGATCCCGGACCCCGCCGAGTAGATCACGTTGAGCTGATAGCCTTCCAAGATCTTGCCGGCGAGCCCGCTCGCGTCGCCGAGGAACCGGCGGCCTGGACCGAACGGCAGCTCCCACGTGGTGCTCACCGTCAAGAGGTGTGGGACGTCGAAGGCGCTGGCCTCCTCGATCGGCTCGAGATCGGTATCGTTGAGGAACCGTGTCCGCTCGGTGTGGCGCGATGCCGTGTAGGCGGCGAGCAGGCTGAAGGCCTCCGAGAATCGCCTCGAGACCTTCAATTGAAAGGCGTCGTAGCGGCTGGTGCCGATGCTGTCATCGAACATCTCCACCGACGTGAATTGAGGATAGGGACGAAGGAGCTGTCCGCGTGTGGTGGTGGCACCGCTCAACGGTCCCGACGTGATGAGCCCATCGAAAGGGTTTGGCACCGAATCGTTCAGGATGTTGCGGCCGGTCCCCACGAAGACCTCCCGTGCGTGGGCGCGGACCGGTTCCGGAATGGCGTTGAGCTCCCGCGTGACCGGGAGCGATCGTCCGAGCGAGCCCGTGTAGGCCACGTCGACCAAGGTCTCCCAGGGCAGCTCGCGTTGGACGCTGACCTGATACTGATGCGTGTAAGGGTTCGTCCGGTCAGGATTGACGAAGCTGACGCTGTCGCCGACATTCGTCATCAAGCCGAGATCGGCGCCGCTCGATTGCTGGAGGCCGTTTGGAAACGGGTTGCTGAGCGTGGTTGACGGCGTCAGCATGCCGTCGAAGCTGGTGACCCATGGCGTGCTGACGCTAAACCCGTGCCTCGTCTCGCCAAGCAGCGTCGTGGGGCCGTAGAACAGTCCGTAGCCGCCCCTGATCACCGTACGAGGGGTCAGGCCGTAGGCGAAGCCGACGCGCGGGGAGATGTTATTGCGATCCAGGTTGGTGAGCCCACGCGGGTGACCATCGACACCTGCGAACGACAATCCACCCTGCACGCGGAACTGATCCAACGGCAGCTCTGGTATCGGATTGGCGGCGTACGCGGCGCGTGCGTCAGCCTCGAGCGGGCTGGCGCTGTCGAAGGCGAAGCCACGATTGAGCGCGTTCGTTGCGGAGGTATATGCGCCTTCCCACTCGTACCGCAGGCCGAGGTTGACCGTGAGCTTCGAGGTTACCCGCCAGTCGTCCTGGGCGTAGAACGCATAGTACGGCGCGCGCTCGTCGACCAGCACGTTGTTGGCGACCTCGCCGCCGGAGCCAAGCCCCAGCA from Luteitalea sp. encodes:
- a CDS encoding sulfatase-like hydrolase/transferase, with the protein product MKSLCVCLVLVSLAVGAPRTPDRQVSRPNILFILADDHAYQAMSAYGSRINHTPHLDRLAREGMLFRNALVTNSICAPSRAVILTGKYSHLNGVLDNRTPFDGSQQTMPKLLQKAGYQTALVGKWHLQSDPTGFDYWEVLPGQGDYYNPDFLTSNGRTQHEGYVTDITTDLALDWLQKKRDANKPFLLMYQHKAPHRNWMPGPKHLTRYDGMTIPEPDNLFDDYSGRASPARNSQMEIDRHMTFGFDLKIMPDKGDRLYQAYMDSYGRLTPEQKRVWDAIYEPKNTAFQEASLIGRDLVRWKYQRYIKDYLRTVDSLDDNVGRVLRWLDATGLADNTIVVYTSDQGFYIGEHGWFDKRWMYEESLKTPLLVRWPGFVQAGSESHAMVSNIDIPETLLEIAGAAVPDDMQGRSLVPILETGDAPSDWRRTFYYHYYENEPTGAGGVVRHYGVRTERHKLIHYYEDNEWELFDLAADPMEMHSRYADPAYEDVQDELLAALKSLREELKVPEKDPYPEVSR